From the genome of Biomphalaria glabrata chromosome 1, xgBioGlab47.1, whole genome shotgun sequence, one region includes:
- the LOC129924240 gene encoding golgin subfamily A member 6-like protein 22 has protein sequence METRFSINSQFIADGQALGFTGADLQNYVKEQRAEEERIKNYVKEQKEEYVKAEQARLDREERIKKEEHERWKEREVVEAKKRQEELELARLQEKIVEKELQKESKSENKEGEPKIQDKHRHIIDKLDKSFQNMKEDEDLIGFLTLFEAVATRCCIDKKSWAMLLSYKLTSKLKNFMLQDDLFKKENYDEVKVMLMRQADINGETCRKKFHQIRPKENDFRGYVADLKRALDNWMKMAEVKETIEGMKNMIVTDRLLESVSGEVYRQLILNKSDNVEDMLQVIESFKTASSTKSLCKEENVYVMGAAEATSQNYASDRKVITCFRCGKVGHRSTECYVGGAGVKPKQVTYNKDGPRHVSGTRNVSYGTYRRQFDTRGRRMDGGNWRGAYNDVNHGGGNNRRNYSGVDYTKEKNTDKSKKVQNTDRCIR, from the exons ATGGAGACTAGGTTTTCTATAAATTCACAATTTATAGCGGATGGGCAGGCATTGGGTTTTACAGGAGCTGACTTACAGAACTATGTGAAGGAACAAAGGGCGGAGGAGGAACGCATAAAGAACTATGTGAAAGAACAGAAGGAAGAATATGTCAAGGCAGAACAAGCAAGATTGGATAGGGAGGAACGCATAAAGAAGGAGGAGCATGAACGATGGAAAGAAAGGGAAGTAGTGGAAGCTAAAAAGAGGCAGGAAGAATTGGAATTGGCTAGACTTCAGGAGAAAATTGTGGAGAAGGAGTTGCAGAAAGAAAGTAAATCTGAAAACAAAGAAGGAGAACCTAAGATCCAGGATAAACATAGACATATAATTGATAAGTTGGACAAGAGTTTTCAGAATATGAAGGAAGATGAGGATTTGATTGGTTTCTTGACCCTATTTGAGGCGGTGGCAACAAGATGTTGTATTGATAAGAAAAGTTGGGCTATGTTGTTATCGTACAAATTGACGTCGAAACTCAAGAATTTTATGCTGCAAGATGATCTGTTTAAGAAGGAAAATTATGATGAAGTAAAGGTTATGCTAATGAGACAGGCTGATATAAATGGAGAAACGTGTAGGAAGAAATTTCACCAAATTAGAcctaaagaaaatgatttcagGGGATATGTAGCCGATTTGAAAAGGGCACTAGACAATTGGATGAAGATGGCGGAGGTAAAGGAGACCATAGAAGGCATGAAAAATATGATTGTGACAGACAGATTATTAGAGAGTGTTTCAGGCGAAGTGTATCGTCAACTTATCTTAAATAAAAGTGATAATGTAGAAGACATGCTACAAGTAATTGAAAGTTTTAAGACTGCAAGTTCAACAAAATCATTATGTAAAGAGGAAAATGTGTATGTAATGGGAGCTGCTGAAGCCACAAGTCAGAATTATGCTAGTGACAGGAAAGTCATAACTTGTTTTAGGTGCGGAAAAGTAGGTCACAGGTCAACGGAATGTTATGTGGGTGGAGCCGGAGTGAAACCAAAGCAGGTGACATATAATAAGGATGGACCAAGACATGTGTCAGGCACAAGGAATGTGTCATATGGAACTTACAGGAGGCAGTTTGATACTAGAGGAAGGAGAATGGATGGAGGGAATTGGAGAGGAGCTTACAATGATGTGAACCATGGTGGAGGAAATAACAGAAGGAATTATTCAGGTGTTGATTATACTAAGGAGAAAAACACAGACAAGTCAAAGAAAGTGCAAAACACAG ACAGATGCATCAGATAA